One genomic window of Desmospora activa DSM 45169 includes the following:
- the msrB gene encoding peptide-methionine (R)-S-oxide reductase MsrB, which translates to MADFQKPNQQELKERLTPLQYQVTQENGTEPPFHNEYWNNNREGIYVDIVSGEPLFSSVDQYDAGCGWPSFTKPIAKEEIEEHEDKSHGMIRTEVRSKTADSHLGHVFPDGPGPEGLRYCINSAALRFIPKEELEQEGYGKYLRLFGDKDGE; encoded by the coding sequence TTGGCTGACTTTCAGAAGCCGAATCAACAGGAGTTAAAAGAGCGATTGACACCGCTACAATATCAGGTAACCCAGGAAAACGGCACGGAACCGCCCTTTCACAATGAGTATTGGAATAACAACCGAGAAGGGATCTACGTCGATATCGTCTCCGGTGAACCGTTGTTTAGCTCCGTGGACCAATACGATGCCGGTTGCGGCTGGCCCAGCTTTACCAAACCGATTGCTAAGGAAGAGATTGAAGAGCATGAGGACAAGAGCCATGGTATGATCCGCACTGAAGTCCGCAGCAAAACCGCCGACTCCCACCTGGGCCACGTCTTTCCCGACGGCCCTGGACCGGAGGGTTTACGCTACTGCATCAACTCTGCCGCCCTGCGTTTTATTCCAAAGGAGGAGCTGGAGCAGGAAGGATATGGGAAATATTTGCGCTTGTTTGGGGATAAGGACGGGGAGTGA
- a CDS encoding IclR family transcriptional regulator, producing the protein METKKTVRAAERALDILLCFTQEPELSLTEIARMTELNKSTVYRLLATLEEKGFLIRDGDTEKYRLGFRIWELSAHLSQSDDPATLFLPEMEKLRDTIEETVSLYIRDGFERIRVQAVESNQTIRRIAPIGARMPLAVGASSKVLTAFAEPSEQALILGDPAWPQSVDQGEYLQQLQVIKKEGYATSVEEREAGTSAVAVPIFNRYGKIIAALAVSGPVGRLTLERMWEVIPYVIEAANRMQKMLKK; encoded by the coding sequence ATGGAAACGAAAAAAACCGTGCGCGCCGCCGAGCGTGCTTTGGACATCCTGCTCTGCTTTACCCAGGAGCCGGAACTGAGCCTGACGGAAATTGCGCGGATGACGGAGTTAAATAAAAGCACAGTGTACCGTCTGTTGGCCACCCTAGAAGAGAAGGGGTTTCTTATTCGCGACGGTGACACCGAAAAATATCGCTTAGGCTTTCGCATTTGGGAGTTGTCCGCTCATCTTTCCCAATCCGACGATCCCGCTACGCTGTTTCTGCCGGAGATGGAAAAGTTGCGCGATACGATCGAGGAAACGGTCAGCCTATACATCCGTGACGGATTTGAGCGGATTCGGGTACAAGCGGTGGAGAGCAACCAAACGATTCGCCGCATCGCTCCGATCGGGGCGCGCATGCCGCTGGCGGTGGGCGCATCCAGCAAAGTGCTGACGGCTTTTGCCGAGCCGTCGGAGCAAGCCTTGATCTTAGGCGATCCGGCTTGGCCGCAGTCGGTGGATCAGGGGGAGTACTTGCAACAATTGCAAGTAATTAAGAAAGAAGGTTACGCTACCAGTGTAGAGGAACGAGAAGCGGGCACCTCCGCTGTCGCCGTCCCCATCTTTAACCGCTACGGCAAAATTATCGCTGCACTGGCCGTCTCCGGTCCGGTGGGCCGCTTAACCTTGGAGCGAATGTGGGAAGTGATCCCCTATGTGATTGAGGCGGCCAACCGGATGCAGAAGATGTTGAAAAAGTAA
- the acnA gene encoding aconitate hydratase AcnA — MSKKDLFGVRTKLSAAGNDYHYYRLAGLEEQGVGPVSRLPFSIKVLLEAAIRQHDGVGVTKDHIEQLANWADRSEQNEVAFKPARIVLQDFTGVPAVVDLAALRSAMQRVGGNPDRINPLIPVDLVIDHSVMVDKFGTEDALEYNMNREFERNEERYRLLRWAKEAFANFSAVPPATGIVHQVNLEYLAKVAATREVDGETEVFPDSLVGTDSHTTMINGLGVVGWGVGGIEAEAGMLGQPLYFLTPDVIGFKLTGQLAEGATATDLALTVTQMLRQKGVVGKFVEFYGPGLSNISLADRATVANMAPEYGATIGFFPVDEESLNYMRNTGRDNDLVELVKEYYTAQGMFRTDDTPDPVFTDTIELDLADVKPSLAGPRRPQDRIELTDMKKTWDETLTKPIEEGGFGATEASKKVAVEMDGKRFELDNGSVVIAAITSCTNTSNPSVMLGAALVAHKAVQKGLTVPPYVKTSLTPGSKVVTEYLEKSGMMSSLNQLGFTLAGYGCATCIGNSGPLPEEISQAINDNDLTVASVLSGNRNFEGRIHPDVKANYLASPPLVVAYALAGTVDIDFATDPIGHDADGNAVYFKDLWPSNAEVQKTVEASMNADQFREQYARVFDANERWNQMDTPEGELYEWDENSTYIQEPPFFVDLSPEVEAIQEINGARALAILKDSVTTDHISPAGAIAPSSPAGKYLKDHGVEPRDFNSYGSRRGNDRVMTRGTFANIRIRNQMVPGTEGGFTKHVPSGETLAIYDAAMKYKEENTPLVVLAGKEYGTGSSRDWAAKGTNLLGVKAVIAESFERIHRSNLVGMGVLPLQFSEGDSWQSLGLTGEESFDILGLDDNIQPFQTLKVKATKADGSVVEFDAITRLDSQVDIQYYKNGGILQTVLRQFLDNKEEVNA; from the coding sequence ATGTCCAAAAAGGATTTGTTTGGCGTGCGCACCAAGCTCTCCGCCGCCGGCAACGATTATCATTACTATCGCCTCGCCGGTTTGGAGGAGCAAGGTGTGGGGCCTGTCTCTCGTCTTCCCTTTTCCATCAAGGTACTGTTGGAAGCGGCCATCCGTCAACATGACGGTGTTGGCGTCACTAAGGATCACATCGAACAATTGGCCAACTGGGCCGATCGGTCGGAGCAAAATGAGGTGGCGTTTAAACCCGCCCGTATCGTATTGCAGGATTTCACCGGTGTACCCGCTGTCGTGGATCTGGCGGCACTCCGTTCCGCGATGCAACGGGTAGGCGGAAACCCGGACCGCATCAACCCCCTCATTCCGGTGGATCTGGTAATTGACCACTCCGTGATGGTGGATAAATTCGGAACCGAAGATGCCCTTGAGTACAACATGAACCGCGAATTTGAACGGAACGAAGAACGGTATCGCTTGCTGCGCTGGGCCAAAGAAGCCTTTGCCAACTTTAGCGCCGTCCCTCCGGCCACCGGAATCGTGCACCAGGTAAACCTGGAGTATCTGGCGAAAGTGGCCGCTACCCGCGAAGTGGACGGTGAAACGGAAGTCTTCCCGGACTCCCTCGTCGGTACCGACTCCCACACCACCATGATCAACGGCTTGGGCGTCGTCGGCTGGGGCGTAGGTGGGATCGAGGCGGAAGCCGGCATGTTGGGACAACCGCTCTACTTCCTTACCCCAGATGTAATCGGCTTCAAGTTGACTGGCCAGCTGGCTGAAGGTGCCACCGCTACCGACTTGGCCCTTACTGTTACCCAGATGCTACGGCAAAAAGGGGTAGTGGGCAAATTTGTCGAGTTCTACGGCCCTGGTCTCTCCAACATCAGCTTGGCAGACCGCGCCACCGTGGCCAACATGGCCCCTGAGTACGGCGCCACCATCGGTTTCTTCCCGGTAGACGAAGAATCCCTCAACTACATGCGTAACACCGGTCGCGACAACGATTTGGTGGAGCTGGTGAAGGAATACTACACTGCACAAGGGATGTTCCGTACCGACGATACCCCGGATCCGGTATTTACTGATACGATTGAATTGGATCTGGCCGACGTCAAACCCAGCTTAGCCGGTCCGCGTCGTCCCCAGGATCGCATCGAGCTGACTGATATGAAGAAAACTTGGGATGAGACGCTGACGAAGCCGATTGAAGAAGGCGGTTTCGGTGCCACTGAGGCCTCCAAAAAAGTAGCGGTGGAAATGGACGGCAAACGCTTTGAGCTGGACAACGGCTCTGTCGTCATCGCCGCTATCACCAGCTGTACCAACACCTCCAACCCGTCGGTGATGCTGGGTGCTGCCTTGGTTGCCCATAAAGCGGTACAAAAAGGGTTGACTGTGCCCCCTTATGTCAAAACCAGTCTCACCCCCGGTTCCAAAGTAGTGACCGAGTATCTGGAGAAATCCGGTATGATGAGCTCGCTCAATCAACTGGGCTTCACTTTGGCTGGATACGGCTGTGCGACCTGTATCGGAAACAGCGGTCCGCTGCCGGAGGAAATCTCGCAGGCGATCAACGATAACGACTTGACCGTGGCTTCCGTTTTGTCCGGAAACCGCAACTTTGAAGGACGGATTCATCCTGACGTCAAAGCCAACTACCTGGCATCACCTCCCTTGGTAGTGGCCTATGCCCTCGCCGGAACCGTCGATATCGACTTCGCTACCGACCCGATCGGACATGATGCGGACGGTAACGCAGTTTACTTTAAAGATCTATGGCCCTCCAACGCAGAAGTGCAAAAAACGGTGGAGGCGTCAATGAACGCCGATCAGTTCCGGGAGCAGTATGCTCGTGTCTTTGACGCCAATGAGCGCTGGAACCAAATGGATACCCCTGAAGGGGAATTGTACGAGTGGGACGAAAACTCCACCTACATCCAAGAGCCGCCTTTCTTTGTGGATCTCTCCCCGGAAGTGGAAGCGATCCAGGAAATCAATGGCGCCCGCGCATTGGCCATTTTGAAGGATTCCGTCACCACGGACCATATCTCTCCTGCCGGTGCCATCGCACCCAGCAGCCCGGCTGGAAAATACCTAAAAGATCATGGTGTCGAGCCGCGTGACTTCAACTCCTACGGTTCCCGCCGCGGAAACGATCGCGTTATGACCCGGGGTACCTTTGCCAACATCCGCATCCGCAACCAGATGGTACCGGGGACAGAAGGCGGATTTACCAAACATGTGCCTTCCGGTGAAACATTGGCGATCTATGACGCCGCTATGAAGTACAAAGAAGAAAACACTCCACTGGTGGTTTTGGCCGGTAAAGAATACGGCACCGGCTCCTCCCGTGACTGGGCGGCTAAAGGAACCAACCTGCTGGGCGTCAAAGCCGTCATCGCGGAAAGCTTTGAGCGGATTCACCGTAGCAACCTCGTCGGTATGGGTGTTCTGCCACTGCAATTCTCCGAAGGGGACAGCTGGCAATCCCTTGGCTTAACCGGTGAGGAGAGCTTTGACATCCTCGGTCTGGATGATAACATCCAACCGTTCCAAACCTTAAAAGTA